In Pseudomonas poae, a single genomic region encodes these proteins:
- the ihfA gene encoding integration host factor subunit alpha yields the protein MGALTKAEMAERLYEELGLNKREAKELVELFFEEIRHALEDNEQVKLSGFGNFDLRDKRQRPGRNPKTGEEIPITARRVVTFRPGQKLKARVEAYAGTKS from the coding sequence ATGGGGGCTTTGACGAAAGCTGAGATGGCGGAACGTCTGTACGAAGAGTTGGGTCTGAACAAGCGCGAGGCCAAGGAATTGGTCGAGTTGTTCTTTGAAGAAATCAGACACGCTCTGGAAGACAACGAACAGGTCAAATTGTCCGGTTTCGGCAATTTTGACCTGCGGGACAAACGCCAGCGGCCTGGCCGCAATCCAAAAACGGGAGAAGAGATCCCGATCACGGCTCGCCGTGTGGTCACCTTTCGTCCAGGGCAGAAGTTGAAGGCCCGAGTTGAGGCTTATGCTGGAACCAAGTCATAA
- a CDS encoding MerR family transcriptional regulator produces MLEPSHNDELPVIPGKRYFTIGEVSELCAVKPHVLRYWEQEFPQLNPVKRTGNRRYYQRQDVLMIRQIRALLYDQGFTISGARQRMSGDEAKDDTTQYKQLIRQMISELEDVLVVLKK; encoded by the coding sequence ATGCTGGAACCAAGTCATAACGACGAGCTACCCGTCATCCCAGGCAAACGCTACTTCACCATTGGTGAAGTTAGCGAGCTGTGTGCGGTAAAACCGCACGTACTGCGCTATTGGGAGCAGGAGTTTCCTCAACTCAACCCCGTCAAACGCACCGGGAACCGTCGGTATTATCAGCGCCAGGATGTGCTGATGATCCGACAGATCCGCGCGTTGTTGTACGACCAAGGGTTCACCATCAGCGGTGCGCGCCAGCGTATGTCCGGTGATGAAGCCAAAGACGACACCACCCAATACAAGCAATTGATCCGCCAGATGATCTCCGAACTCGAAGATGTACTGGTGGTTTTGAAGAAATAA
- a CDS encoding autotransporter domain-containing protein, with translation MGLLDDGQCTDDLGGTIGFVGDDERRRLQPGHCRHWRYGPYSYAITAGSAPTGLSLAPDGTLSGTPTAAGPYNFTVTATDSSTGTNAPFTGSRAYSTTVAAGAPVAGAASATVAYGSTANPITLNLSGGAATSVAVASNALHGTATASGTTITYTPTAGYSGTDSFTYTATNGTGTSAPATVTITVGAPASQTITFAIPGAQIFGTTPTLTATSDSGLTPTFTSSTTGVCTITSGGALTFVLAGTCTINADQAGDGTHLSAPRVTHSFLVNAIVPGAPTSAVATAGNTSAQVSFTPPVVTGGAAITTYTVTSNPGGFNGSGASSPVTVNGLTHGVAYSFTVTATNSAGTSPASSASGTVIPTATQIITFNNPGTQNFNTPPTLTATTDSGLPALFSSATPGVCSITPGGALTFITAGTCTINANQPGDSVYLPATQVSQSFTINAAGAVPLAPSQTLSAVPGQPIDIDLTTGATGGPFSAASVVSITPANAASAVISGSGNSYKLRFLAGANIAGSVAVNYILSNAFGTSAAGVITFNVIARSDPSKDAEVQGLINAQANSSRRFASGQISNFQQRLEALHNGNVSSFSNGFNLTSNSLRRQRGHDDPDVMQQWQQVRNANDKDRDSLRAQATDDSAPALNNQPGAAHASPLAFWTAGTISVGNDARGSASQDQDFVTSGLSAGVDYRWSPQLTLGLGFGYGHDKTDIGDNGSRSEADSYSVAFYGSYRPLKDIYLDAVLGYQRLSFDTRRYITDNGGRAKGDRDGKQVFASLAAGYEYRKGLWLLNPYLRLDVADARLDSYKENGDSLYALYYGQQTVKTSSSSLGMRSQYAFTSRLGELTPSLRLEYQHDFQGAGDASMRYADFSGGQQYHAKLDDLGQDRGLLGLGLGLRTASNWSLRMEYQFTLSSGDQQAQSLLFNLEKPF, from the coding sequence GTGGGCCTACTCGATGACGGTCAGTGCACCGACGATCTCGGTGGCACCATCGGCTTTGTCGGCGATGACGAGCGGCGCCGCCTACAGCCAGGGCATTGTCGCCACTGGCGGTACGGCCCCTATAGCTATGCCATCACCGCCGGCAGCGCGCCGACGGGACTGAGCCTGGCGCCCGACGGTACCCTGTCCGGCACGCCAACGGCGGCGGGGCCCTATAACTTCACAGTCACCGCCACCGACAGCAGCACCGGTACAAATGCTCCTTTCACCGGTTCGCGCGCCTATTCCACCACTGTGGCGGCGGGTGCTCCCGTTGCCGGCGCCGCCAGTGCCACCGTGGCATATGGCAGTACCGCCAACCCGATTACTCTGAACCTGAGCGGCGGTGCGGCGACCTCGGTGGCCGTGGCATCGAACGCCTTGCACGGCACGGCAACGGCCAGCGGCACCACCATCACCTACACGCCAACCGCGGGTTATTCCGGCACGGACAGCTTTACCTATACCGCGACCAATGGCACCGGCACCTCGGCCCCCGCGACCGTTACCATTACCGTGGGTGCGCCAGCCTCCCAGACCATCACGTTCGCCATCCCCGGCGCGCAGATTTTCGGTACAACACCGACCTTGACGGCAACCTCCGACTCCGGTCTGACGCCGACCTTTACCTCATCGACCACCGGCGTTTGCACAATCACCTCGGGTGGTGCGCTGACATTCGTTTTAGCCGGCACCTGCACCATCAATGCCGACCAGGCTGGCGATGGCACTCATCTGTCCGCCCCGCGGGTGACCCACAGCTTCCTCGTGAACGCCATAGTCCCCGGCGCGCCAACCTCAGCTGTCGCCACTGCCGGCAACACCAGCGCGCAGGTGAGCTTTACCCCTCCTGTGGTGACAGGTGGAGCCGCCATCACCACCTACACCGTTACCTCAAATCCAGGAGGCTTCAACGGTAGCGGTGCCAGCAGCCCGGTCACCGTCAACGGACTGACCCATGGCGTTGCCTACAGCTTCACCGTCACCGCCACCAACAGTGCGGGCACCAGCCCTGCGTCATCCGCCTCGGGTACTGTCATCCCCACCGCCACCCAAATCATCACCTTCAACAACCCAGGGACACAGAACTTCAATACCCCGCCGACCCTGACCGCCACGACCGACTCCGGGTTGCCTGCGCTCTTTAGCTCGGCAACCCCCGGCGTATGCAGCATCACGCCGGGCGGTGCGCTGACCTTCATTACGGCCGGCACCTGCACCATTAATGCTAACCAACCTGGGGACAGTGTCTATTTGCCCGCCACGCAGGTGAGCCAAAGCTTCACCATCAACGCAGCGGGTGCTGTACCGCTGGCGCCGTCGCAGACACTCAGTGCTGTTCCCGGACAGCCAATCGACATAGACCTCACCACGGGTGCCACCGGCGGGCCATTTTCCGCCGCCAGCGTGGTCTCGATCACACCGGCCAACGCCGCCAGCGCCGTGATCAGCGGCAGTGGCAACAGCTATAAACTGCGCTTCTTAGCCGGTGCGAACATAGCCGGCAGCGTGGCGGTGAACTACATCCTGAGCAACGCCTTCGGTACCTCGGCAGCAGGTGTCATCACTTTCAACGTGATCGCACGCAGCGACCCCAGCAAGGACGCCGAGGTGCAAGGCCTGATCAACGCCCAGGCAAATAGCAGTCGGCGCTTCGCCAGCGGCCAGATCAGCAACTTCCAGCAACGCCTGGAGGCCCTTCACAATGGCAACGTCAGCAGTTTCAGCAATGGCTTCAACCTGACCTCGAACAGCCTGCGCCGCCAGCGCGGACACGATGATCCCGATGTGATGCAGCAGTGGCAGCAGGTCAGGAACGCCAACGATAAGGACCGCGATTCGCTGCGCGCCCAAGCCACAGACGATTCCGCCCCCGCCCTGAACAATCAGCCAGGCGCGGCCCACGCCTCGCCCCTGGCGTTCTGGACCGCCGGCACTATCAGCGTTGGTAACGATGCGCGAGGCTCTGCCAGCCAGGATCAGGACTTCGTCACGTCGGGGCTTTCGGCAGGTGTCGACTATCGATGGTCGCCCCAACTGACACTGGGCCTAGGTTTCGGCTATGGGCACGACAAGACCGATATCGGTGACAACGGCAGCCGCAGCGAGGCCGACAGCTACAGCGTGGCCTTCTATGGCAGCTACCGCCCCCTGAAGGACATTTACCTGGATGCGGTACTCGGCTATCAGCGTCTCAGCTTCGATACCCGTCGCTATATCACCGACAACGGTGGTCGGGCCAAAGGGGATCGCGATGGCAAACAGGTATTCGCCTCGCTGGCAGCGGGCTACGAATACCGCAAAGGCCTCTGGCTGCTGAACCCTTACCTGCGCCTGGATGTGGCCGATGCGAGACTGGATAGCTACAAGGAAAACGGCGACAGCCTGTATGCCCTGTACTACGGCCAGCAGACCGTCAAAACCAGTAGCAGCAGCTTGGGTATGCGTAGCCAATACGCGTTCACCAGCAGGCTTGGCGAACTGACGCCGAGCCTGCGCCTGGAATACCAGCACGACTTCCAGGGCGCCGGCGATGCCTCGATGCGCTATGCCGACTTCAGTGGCGGCCAGCAATATCACGCCAAACTCGATGACTTGGGCCAGGACCGCGGCCTGCTAGGCCTAGGGCTCGGCCTGCGCACCGCCTCCAACTGGAGCCTGCGCATGGAATATCAATTCACCCTCAGCTCAGGTGATCAACAGGCACAATCGCTGCTGTTCAACTTGGAAAAACCGTTCTAA
- the speB gene encoding agmatinase, producing the protein MPQDFPQPMDAAVIPRFAGIPSFMRLPIFSNPADVQIALLGIPWDGGTTNRAGARHGPREVRNQSSMMRKVHHVSHIAPYDLVRVGDLGDAPVNPIDLLDSLKRIEGFYREVHEAGTVPLSVGGDHLVTLPIFRAIARDRPVGMVHFDAHSDTNDRYFGDNLYTHGTPFRRAIEEGLLDPKRTVQIGIRGSIYSAEDEDFAKDCGIRVIHMEEFADIGVAATIAEARRIVGDEPTYITFDVDVLDPAFAPGTGTPEIGGITTLQAQQLVRGLQGLNLVGADVVEVSPPFDVGGATALVGATMMFELLCILADSIKRRS; encoded by the coding sequence ATGCCCCAAGATTTTCCGCAACCCATGGACGCCGCGGTCATCCCCCGGTTTGCCGGTATCCCGAGCTTTATGCGCCTGCCGATATTCTCCAATCCGGCCGATGTGCAGATTGCCTTGCTGGGGATCCCTTGGGACGGTGGCACCACCAACCGCGCCGGCGCCCGGCATGGCCCGCGAGAGGTGCGTAACCAGTCGAGCATGATGCGCAAGGTTCACCACGTCAGTCACATCGCCCCCTACGACCTGGTGCGGGTCGGCGACCTGGGCGATGCCCCTGTCAACCCGATTGACCTGCTCGATTCGCTCAAGCGCATCGAAGGGTTTTATCGAGAGGTCCATGAGGCCGGTACGGTGCCGCTGTCGGTGGGTGGCGATCACTTGGTGACGTTGCCGATCTTTCGCGCGATTGCCCGGGACCGACCTGTCGGCATGGTGCATTTCGATGCTCACTCCGACACCAACGACCGTTACTTCGGCGACAACCTTTATACCCACGGCACGCCGTTTCGCCGGGCCATCGAGGAGGGGCTGCTAGACCCTAAACGCACGGTGCAGATTGGTATTCGCGGTTCAATCTATTCGGCAGAAGACGAAGACTTCGCCAAGGACTGCGGTATCCGCGTGATCCACATGGAGGAGTTCGCCGACATCGGCGTGGCCGCAACGATAGCCGAGGCGCGCCGTATCGTCGGTGATGAGCCGACCTATATCACCTTCGATGTCGATGTGTTGGACCCGGCGTTTGCGCCGGGCACCGGCACCCCCGAGATAGGCGGCATCACCACGTTGCAGGCGCAGCAACTGGTCCGTGGCCTGCAGGGCCTGAACCTGGTGGGCGCCGATGTGGTGGAAGTGTCGCCACCCTTCGACGTGGGCGGGGCCACGGCGTTGGTGGGCGCAACCATGATGTTCGAGTTGCTGTGCATTCTTGCCGACTCAATCAAGCGTCGCTCGTGA
- a CDS encoding polysaccharide deacetylase: protein MTHWPDNKRFAVTLSFDLDAESAWEPSSLGGRRLSLLSMGAYGRRVGVPRLLELLARYGVRAQFYIPARVAEIDPQVVRNIAAAGHGIGCHGYFHERVDEQTPEQNLQILKDSKALLEALINRPVTHYRAPLWELTPDVVESLIALGFHSDSSLMGDDRPYRVGSAGKGLLELPVSWLLDDWEQFAYSAEPAVGSVIEDPEKVFRLWSAELEGMRHYGSHFILTMHPQLIGRASRIAMLERLIQQIQGYDDAWICTPDDVYSHWQAGGLAMPLHPY, encoded by the coding sequence ATGACTCACTGGCCTGACAACAAACGCTTTGCCGTGACCTTGAGTTTTGACCTGGATGCAGAAAGTGCCTGGGAACCGTCCAGCCTCGGCGGCCGCCGGCTTTCACTGTTGTCGATGGGGGCCTACGGACGCCGCGTTGGCGTGCCGCGCTTGCTGGAGTTGCTGGCCCGCTACGGTGTTCGGGCGCAGTTCTACATTCCCGCCCGCGTGGCCGAAATCGACCCGCAGGTAGTACGCAACATTGCCGCAGCGGGCCATGGCATAGGTTGCCACGGCTACTTCCATGAGCGTGTCGACGAACAGACACCAGAGCAGAATCTGCAGATTCTCAAGGACTCCAAGGCCCTGCTCGAAGCGCTCATCAACCGGCCAGTCACCCACTACCGCGCACCGCTGTGGGAGTTGACGCCGGACGTTGTTGAATCGCTGATTGCTCTGGGCTTTCACAGTGACAGCAGCTTGATGGGCGATGACCGGCCGTACCGCGTCGGCAGCGCTGGCAAGGGCCTGCTGGAGCTGCCCGTCAGTTGGTTGCTCGATGACTGGGAGCAGTTTGCCTATTCGGCAGAGCCTGCAGTTGGCAGCGTCATCGAAGACCCGGAAAAGGTCTTTCGACTGTGGTCGGCGGAACTGGAAGGCATGCGTCACTACGGCAGCCATTTCATCCTGACCATGCACCCGCAACTGATTGGGCGCGCCTCGCGTATCGCCATGCTGGAGCGGCTGATCCAGCAGATTCAAGGCTATGACGATGCGTGGATCTGCACGCCTGACGACGTCTATTCACACTGGCAGGCGGGCGGTTTGGCCATGCCGCTGCATCCTTACTGA
- a CDS encoding NAD(P)-dependent oxidoreductase: protein MNILVTGANGFLGQEVVRQLLAQGNEVVGYDRSLVCAIEHAAYRYVQGDLADLASLLESCRSRPISAIIHTAAISHPVDSRRIPLQTVLTNALGTTHVFECARLSGISRVVNLSSECAYGPNRDMGVIDERAPLEPTTPYGCTKVFTEKLGQVYSDLYQVSVVSLRPGWIYGPGQFMQCYLKSMLRSAIDNAPWHEEEGGDYRFQYVHVVDVAHACVLAASVQEERLQQRVFNVTAGEQDSYRSVAARIRKVYPHAQLSIGPGTLGVLDENARFDVTAAGEQLGYRPQFDLHEGIAMYAQWLEQHPY from the coding sequence ATGAATATATTGGTAACCGGAGCCAACGGGTTTCTAGGCCAGGAAGTGGTGCGCCAGCTATTGGCTCAGGGCAATGAAGTGGTGGGTTATGACCGCAGCCTGGTGTGCGCGATCGAGCACGCTGCGTATCGTTACGTGCAAGGTGACCTGGCCGACCTGGCCAGTTTGCTGGAAAGCTGCCGCAGCCGGCCGATCAGCGCGATCATCCACACGGCGGCGATCTCGCACCCGGTGGACTCGCGGCGTATACCTCTGCAAACGGTGCTGACCAATGCACTGGGCACCACCCATGTGTTTGAGTGCGCCCGGCTTAGCGGTATCTCCCGAGTGGTCAACCTCAGCTCCGAATGCGCCTACGGCCCCAATCGGGACATGGGCGTAATCGATGAGCGCGCACCGCTTGAGCCGACCACGCCGTATGGCTGTACCAAGGTGTTTACCGAAAAACTCGGCCAGGTCTACAGCGACCTGTACCAGGTCAGCGTGGTGTCGTTGCGCCCGGGCTGGATCTACGGGCCTGGCCAGTTCATGCAGTGCTACCTCAAGAGCATGCTCAGGAGTGCGATCGATAACGCGCCGTGGCATGAGGAGGAGGGCGGCGACTACCGCTTTCAATACGTGCATGTGGTGGATGTCGCCCACGCGTGTGTGCTGGCGGCCAGCGTGCAGGAAGAACGCCTGCAACAGCGGGTGTTCAATGTGACGGCCGGTGAGCAGGACAGTTACCGGTCGGTCGCGGCGCGCATTCGCAAGGTCTATCCCCATGCCCAGCTCAGCATCGGCCCTGGCACCTTGGGCGTGCTGGATGAAAACGCGCGGTTCGACGTCACGGCGGCGGGCGAACAACTGGGCTACCGCCCGCAGTTCGATCTGCACGAAGGCATTGCGATGTATGCGCAGTGGCTGGAACAGCATCCTTACTAA
- a CDS encoding SDR family oxidoreductase gives MKTYLVTGAAQGIGRAVAVALGEQGSLAVLNDLHESPALLGLADELKEKGVHVRLALGDVSDPATAERAFAGLERLDVLVNNAGFLQESPLSEMSFEAWDRMIRVHLYGAFVFCKPAAALMVRQGSGAIVNIASDLGQLGCANLCHYSAAKGAIIALTKSLARELAAHGIRVNGVAPGGTLTPMVERLGEAYIREEALRYPMLRLGTAQEIAAAVIFLASQQASFMTGQILGVNGGGVMSG, from the coding sequence ATGAAAACCTATCTGGTAACCGGCGCTGCCCAAGGCATTGGCCGTGCGGTCGCGGTCGCGCTCGGCGAACAAGGCAGCCTCGCCGTTCTCAACGATTTGCACGAGAGCCCGGCCCTGCTGGGCCTGGCCGATGAACTGAAGGAGAAAGGTGTGCACGTGCGCTTGGCACTGGGTGATGTGTCGGACCCCGCAACCGCGGAGCGCGCCTTCGCCGGGCTCGAACGCCTGGATGTACTGGTCAACAATGCCGGGTTCTTGCAGGAGTCGCCGCTGAGCGAGATGAGCTTTGAGGCGTGGGACCGGATGATCCGTGTTCATCTCTACGGGGCGTTTGTATTTTGCAAGCCGGCGGCGGCGCTGATGGTACGCCAGGGCAGTGGCGCCATCGTCAATATCGCTTCCGACCTCGGGCAACTCGGGTGCGCGAATCTCTGCCATTATTCCGCTGCCAAAGGCGCAATCATTGCGTTGACCAAGTCGTTGGCGCGAGAGTTGGCGGCCCATGGCATACGGGTCAACGGCGTGGCCCCTGGCGGCACGCTGACGCCGATGGTCGAACGCCTGGGCGAGGCTTATATTCGTGAAGAGGCGCTGCGTTACCCGATGCTGCGGCTGGGTACGGCGCAAGAGATTGCCGCTGCGGTGATCTTTCTCGCCTCGCAGCAGGCCAGTTTCATGACTGGGCAGATTCTCGGCGTCAACGGCGGCGGCGTCATGAGCGGCTGA
- a CDS encoding lipopolysaccharide biosynthesis protein: MHDFESCRNTESGAVFIVASGMSAKSFPLEQFAHVPMITMNGAISMFLGSDIKPFFYACTDDSFSEQQPDLFKYAMAVSQNVALWEDHARSSGIRPSGALYPLSKAKRPSWLDAMRGKHTALVTNHPLPGSGQRPLGFSKDMSEGFFDARTVAYVTLQLAYHLGFSKVFMVGVDLNEKSGRFYENRESAHSPCGLDQHYYTRILPSLELMSHKVMGDDFRVYNLSDCSRIPESVVPRVTLAQVEAMRL, translated from the coding sequence CTGCACGACTTTGAGAGCTGTCGGAACACCGAATCAGGCGCTGTTTTCATCGTTGCCTCGGGCATGTCGGCCAAGTCGTTTCCACTGGAACAATTTGCGCACGTGCCGATGATTACGATGAACGGTGCTATTTCGATGTTTTTGGGCTCCGACATCAAACCTTTCTTCTACGCGTGCACCGACGATAGCTTCTCGGAACAACAGCCGGACTTATTCAAATACGCAATGGCTGTCAGCCAGAATGTCGCGCTTTGGGAAGATCACGCACGCTCGTCGGGCATTCGACCTTCAGGAGCACTGTACCCGCTGTCCAAGGCCAAACGCCCCTCCTGGCTCGACGCGATGCGAGGAAAGCACACTGCGCTGGTTACCAACCACCCTTTGCCAGGCTCTGGCCAACGCCCGCTGGGGTTCAGCAAGGACATGAGCGAAGGTTTCTTTGATGCACGAACCGTGGCCTACGTGACGCTTCAGTTGGCCTACCACCTCGGATTCTCCAAGGTGTTTATGGTTGGCGTTGATCTGAACGAAAAGTCTGGAAGGTTTTATGAAAACCGCGAATCCGCTCATTCCCCTTGCGGCCTGGACCAGCACTATTACACCCGCATACTGCCGTCGTTGGAGTTGATGTCACACAAGGTCATGGGGGATGACTTCAGGGTCTATAACCTTTCTGATTGTTCAAGAATTCCGGAGAGTGTCGTTCCTCGGGTGACGTTGGCACAAGTTGAGGCAATGCGCCTCTAG
- a CDS encoding HAMP domain-containing protein — protein MTKPSLLFWKLFLAFWLATTLTFLVGIGVLELGRFRPNDPHVEAILSAEEKLLQQFGVEAAGELLTVWERPSDEGIGVYDSAGQLLVGAPVTHVAHERSVISKEGLVLSIRSTHAPGKDPGRPWHEIPLIIGTVMSALFSGYMAYYLAWPLAHLRRAMSDAAQGRFETRVKPAMGKRRDEIVDLAEDCDRMANQLKVLVSAQQQLLHDISHELRSPLTRIQAAIGLFRQDCTRVEMLERIERESERMDTLIEALLTLARLQGRPESIERESLDIVELLRMIVEDAQFEAAIKGCRVELQACPPFIACVSGELLYRCFENVIRNAVRYTRQDSTVRVSAQTSAEGNRLNVRITDQGPGVANDRLQSIFHPFERGVGDASVGFGLGLAIAARAVQMHGGSIVARNEVDGGLTVEINLHSARSLHDITLA, from the coding sequence ATGACCAAGCCCAGCTTGTTGTTCTGGAAACTGTTCCTGGCGTTCTGGCTGGCCACGACGTTGACGTTCCTGGTGGGGATTGGCGTTCTGGAGTTGGGTCGTTTCCGCCCAAACGACCCCCATGTGGAAGCCATCCTGTCGGCTGAGGAGAAGTTACTGCAGCAATTCGGTGTCGAGGCGGCTGGCGAGCTCCTTACGGTGTGGGAGCGCCCGTCCGACGAGGGCATCGGCGTTTATGACAGTGCAGGCCAACTGCTGGTTGGGGCACCGGTTACCCACGTGGCCCATGAACGATCAGTCATCAGCAAGGAAGGCCTGGTGCTGTCGATTCGTTCCACCCATGCACCTGGCAAGGACCCCGGTCGGCCCTGGCACGAGATCCCGCTGATCATTGGTACGGTGATGAGTGCGCTATTCAGTGGTTACATGGCCTATTACCTGGCGTGGCCGCTGGCTCACCTGCGCCGTGCAATGAGCGATGCTGCCCAAGGGCGCTTCGAAACCCGAGTCAAGCCCGCCATGGGCAAGCGTCGCGATGAAATCGTCGACTTGGCCGAAGATTGCGACCGTATGGCCAACCAATTGAAGGTGTTGGTGAGTGCCCAGCAACAATTGTTGCATGACATTTCTCATGAGCTGCGCTCCCCGCTGACGCGCATTCAGGCGGCCATCGGTTTGTTTCGCCAGGATTGCACAAGGGTGGAAATGCTCGAACGCATTGAGCGCGAATCCGAGCGTATGGACACGCTGATTGAGGCGTTACTGACCCTGGCACGTCTTCAGGGCCGGCCCGAAAGCATCGAGCGCGAGTCTCTGGATATCGTCGAATTGCTAAGAATGATTGTCGAGGATGCGCAGTTCGAAGCCGCGATCAAAGGCTGTCGCGTCGAGCTGCAAGCCTGCCCGCCGTTTATTGCCTGTGTCAGCGGCGAGTTGCTGTATCGCTGTTTCGAAAACGTGATCCGCAACGCTGTTCGTTATACCCGCCAGGACTCCACGGTGCGGGTATCGGCCCAGACCAGCGCCGAAGGCAACCGCTTGAACGTGCGCATCACCGACCAAGGCCCAGGCGTCGCAAACGACCGCCTGCAAAGCATCTTTCACCCCTTCGAACGCGGCGTGGGCGATGCCAGCGTAGGCTTTGGCCTGGGCCTGGCCATCGCGGCCAGGGCCGTGCAAATGCACGGCGGCAGCATCGTCGCACGCAACGAGGTGGACGGTGGTCTGACGGTTGAGATCAACCTGCACAGCGCGCGATCTTTACACGACATTACATTGGCTTGA
- a CDS encoding amidohydrolase: protein MSKLPMVLLLLCGTVSAAEPWADLDAQISQVLPGVIELRHAIHQQPELGNREFHTSERIAQRLRELGLEVQTGIAHTGVIGVLRGGKPGPVVAIRAELDALPLTEQTGLPYASTVRSKDEGGDFRSRGKEVGVMHACGHDAHMAMVLGVAEVLAAHRDQLPGTLKLIFQPAEEGPPLGEQGGAQLMIKEGALQNPVPAVIFGIHVTAGTAGTFTLSRQRTTAAADTFVAHIIGRQTHAAFPWTGIDPVPVAAQVILAWQTIPSRQSNLSLLPAPVISVGRIEAGDRHNIIPAEVRLEGSIRTVSDEQREDVLQRMTRTAEKIAEASGASAKVEYLPGNYRAGYNNTALVDQLLPVLQQVSTTPVRIDNGTYGADDFAEYARQVPGMFMRMGVTPPALEGKTVWPTHSPGFQVDDPSLAVGIRALSRMTLSYMATAGSAE, encoded by the coding sequence ATGTCAAAGCTACCGATGGTCCTGCTGCTTCTGTGCGGCACCGTGTCCGCCGCCGAGCCTTGGGCGGACCTGGATGCACAGATCAGCCAGGTATTGCCCGGCGTCATAGAACTGCGTCACGCCATTCACCAACAACCGGAGTTGGGCAATCGCGAATTCCACACCAGCGAGCGTATCGCTCAGCGCCTGCGCGAACTGGGCCTGGAGGTGCAGACCGGCATCGCCCACACCGGCGTAATCGGCGTTTTGCGCGGTGGCAAACCCGGCCCGGTGGTGGCGATTCGGGCCGAGCTGGATGCGCTGCCGTTGACCGAGCAGACCGGGCTGCCCTACGCCTCGACGGTGCGCAGCAAAGATGAAGGCGGGGACTTTCGCAGTCGGGGCAAGGAGGTTGGGGTGATGCACGCCTGCGGCCACGATGCACATATGGCGATGGTGCTGGGGGTCGCCGAAGTGTTGGCGGCCCATCGTGATCAACTGCCGGGCACGCTGAAATTGATCTTCCAGCCGGCCGAGGAAGGCCCGCCACTGGGCGAACAAGGCGGCGCGCAATTGATGATCAAAGAAGGTGCGCTGCAGAATCCGGTACCGGCGGTGATCTTTGGCATTCACGTAACAGCGGGGACAGCGGGCACGTTCACCCTCAGTCGGCAACGCACCACGGCGGCGGCGGATACCTTTGTCGCGCACATCATCGGTCGCCAGACCCACGCCGCGTTCCCGTGGACCGGCATCGACCCGGTGCCGGTGGCGGCCCAGGTGATCCTGGCGTGGCAGACCATTCCCAGCCGCCAGTCGAACCTCAGCCTGTTACCGGCGCCGGTGATTTCCGTGGGCCGCATCGAAGCCGGTGACCGTCATAACATCATCCCCGCCGAGGTGCGCCTGGAAGGTTCGATTCGCACGGTCAGCGATGAACAGCGCGAGGACGTCCTTCAACGCATGACCCGCACCGCCGAGAAAATCGCCGAAGCCTCGGGGGCGTCGGCCAAGGTCGAATACCTGCCCGGAAACTACCGCGCCGGCTACAACAACACGGCGCTGGTAGACCAGTTGCTACCGGTGCTGCAACAGGTGTCGACCACCCCGGTGCGCATCGACAACGGCACCTACGGCGCCGATGATTTCGCCGAGTACGCGCGCCAGGTGCCGGGGATGTTCATGCGCATGGGCGTGACGCCGCCCGCGCTGGAAGGCAAGACCGTCTGGCCGACGCACTCGCCGGGTTTCCAGGTGGATGACCCGAGCCTGGCCGTAGGCATTCGTGCGTTGAGCCGCATGACCTTGAGTTACATGGCAACCGCAGGTTCTGCTGAATAG